A single window of Deltaproteobacteria bacterium DNA harbors:
- a CDS encoding carbon starvation protein A, with amino-acid sequence MNSTVLIAVGVLLYLVLYHTYGKYLKRDVVREGDAEVPSKRLYDGVDFVPANRYVLFGHHFASVAGAAPIVGPAIAIAWGWLPALLWVWLGNIFIGAVHDYLSLMSSVRYDGHSVQWIAGKVIKKRTGYAFAWFIFFVLILVVAAFGAVLGKLYVKQPAVPTAYLFKIFSAFILGYLLYKVKMDFRLATIIGILLLIASIIIGEKLPLSASYQTWMIVFFFYIIIAASIPVNILLQPRDYLNAWLLVGGLFIGGISLLASFTSVSMPAVTVYSAPIIAGKPTPFWPVIPLIIACGSLSGFHAIVASGTTSKQISSEKDGLFIGYGGMLTEGFLSTIVVVSISTFGMAILAPEKAATLSGSAAEFAKNYIGAAKSVGGPIGIFSKSYANVSHQIFHLPVGFLTILASMWVASFAMTTLDTTNRLARYTFAEIFEPLKEKAPGFFSFITNRWIASSIPAIIGIGLAWSGAWTVLWPAFGGANQMLASIALLTGAAWVIRVQKVKGMNVLIPALFLWITVTLAMCWYLFVAVPVFYAKNPVQAVILGGITVIMLLLNLLLVYDYFKPEPELKAQLEAERT; translated from the coding sequence ATGAATTCGACAGTTCTCATCGCGGTGGGCGTCTTGCTCTATCTCGTCCTGTATCATACCTACGGCAAATATTTGAAGCGGGATGTGGTGCGCGAGGGAGACGCTGAAGTTCCTTCCAAAAGGCTCTATGACGGGGTAGATTTCGTGCCGGCCAACAGGTATGTCCTCTTTGGACACCACTTTGCCTCGGTTGCCGGTGCAGCGCCCATCGTAGGCCCAGCCATTGCCATTGCCTGGGGTTGGCTGCCTGCCCTTCTCTGGGTCTGGCTTGGCAATATCTTTATCGGCGCAGTACATGATTACCTCTCTCTTATGTCTTCGGTGAGATATGATGGCCATTCCGTGCAGTGGATTGCCGGCAAGGTCATCAAGAAGCGAACCGGCTATGCCTTCGCCTGGTTCATCTTTTTTGTGCTGATCCTGGTAGTTGCTGCCTTCGGCGCGGTCCTCGGCAAGCTGTACGTCAAGCAGCCCGCTGTACCCACAGCTTACCTCTTCAAGATTTTTTCCGCCTTTATTCTGGGTTATCTCCTGTACAAGGTGAAGATGGACTTCCGCCTGGCAACCATCATAGGCATCCTGCTGCTCATTGCCTCGATTATTATCGGTGAAAAACTGCCACTCAGCGCCAGTTACCAGACCTGGATGATTGTCTTTTTCTTCTACATTATTATTGCAGCCTCCATCCCGGTGAACATTCTTCTGCAACCGCGGGACTATCTCAATGCCTGGCTGCTGGTAGGTGGTCTGTTCATAGGCGGCATCTCTCTGCTGGCTTCCTTTACTTCAGTCTCCATGCCAGCGGTGACCGTATACAGTGCGCCTATAATCGCCGGCAAACCTACACCCTTCTGGCCGGTAATTCCGCTGATTATTGCCTGTGGCTCCCTTTCCGGTTTCCATGCCATTGTGGCTTCCGGCACCACTTCAAAGCAGATATCATCAGAAAAGGATGGTCTGTTCATAGGCTATGGCGGCATGCTTACTGAAGGGTTTCTCTCCACCATTGTGGTGGTATCGATCAGTACTTTTGGCATGGCTATTCTGGCTCCTGAAAAGGCGGCAACGTTGAGCGGCAGTGCTGCAGAGTTTGCCAAGAACTATATTGGTGCGGCCAAGAGTGTGGGCGGTCCCATCGGTATTTTCTCCAAATCATATGCCAATGTGTCGCACCAGATCTTTCACCTGCCGGTAGGCTTTCTCACCATACTCGCCTCCATGTGGGTTGCCTCTTTTGCCATGACAACCCTGGATACCACCAACAGACTTGCCCGATACACCTTTGCCGAGATCTTTGAACCCCTCAAGGAAAAGGCGCCCGGATTCTTCTCCTTCATCACCAATCGGTGGATTGCTTCCAGCATTCCGGCAATCATCGGCATCGGCCTGGCCTGGAGTGGAGCCTGGACCGTGCTCTGGCCTGCCTTTGGCGGCGCCAATCAGATGCTGGCTTCCATTGCCCTTCTCACCGGGGCAGCCTGGGTCATACGAGTACAAAAGGTAAAGGGCATGAATGTGCTGATCCCGGCTCTTTTTCTCTGGATTACGGTGACCCTGGCCATGTGCTGG
- a CDS encoding RraA family protein: MLTTISLLLEAGTAPIADVFDKLAMTPPILDTNLFAVPESGIRFAGPAYTVSGELRSWERGGDRDKLAAIDGMYEGVVPVWAGNDISGVCCFGDLLAEAMKARGCAGVVVDGGIRDFAHLRNLQLPMMVRYRTPAQAIGRWKVSSYQMAIEVRGGLQEQVRVEPGDVVVADDDGVIVVPASIAEEIAQQAHEWAGKDSRAREEIRRGMPLLTALETFGHL, encoded by the coding sequence ATGTTAACAACCATATCCTTGCTTCTCGAGGCAGGCACGGCACCAATTGCAGACGTCTTTGATAAGTTGGCAATGACCCCGCCAATTCTCGACACCAATCTCTTTGCTGTACCAGAGTCCGGGATCCGTTTTGCGGGCCCGGCCTACACTGTCAGCGGTGAGTTGCGAAGCTGGGAGAGAGGGGGAGATCGAGACAAATTGGCCGCAATTGACGGCATGTACGAGGGAGTGGTGCCGGTCTGGGCCGGAAACGATATCAGCGGCGTCTGTTGTTTCGGCGATCTGCTGGCGGAGGCCATGAAGGCCAGAGGCTGCGCCGGCGTGGTGGTGGACGGCGGCATCCGCGATTTTGCTCATCTCAGAAATCTGCAGCTGCCCATGATGGTGCGCTACCGTACACCGGCGCAAGCCATAGGCCGCTGGAAGGTTAGCAGTTATCAGATGGCCATAGAAGTTCGGGGTGGTCTGCAGGAGCAGGTGAGGGTGGAGCCGGGTGATGTAGTGGTAGCTGACGATGATGGCGTGATAGTGGTGCCAGCCAGCATTGCCGAAGAGATTGCCCAGCAGGCCCATGAGTGGGCAGGCAAGGACTCACGGGCCAGGGAAGAAATTCGCCGAGGTATGCCTCTTCTTACTGCTCTTGAGACCTTTGGCCATCTGTAA